The Deltaproteobacteria bacterium DNA window CTGGATTCCCTCCAAGATTGCCTTCAGGCCCACGAGTCCCGTAATCTTGGCGAAGGCGCCCAAGATAACCGTGTTAACGACAGGGGCCGTGGTTGAACCCAAGCCGTTTTCCTGGGCGATACGGTTGGCATCCACCGTGGCGACTCGGAAATCGCTAAAATT harbors:
- a CDS encoding 2-oxoacid:acceptor oxidoreductase family protein, which encodes NFSDFRVATVDANRIAQENGLGSTTAPVVNTVILGAFAKITGLVGLKAILEGIQEYVPAKAEANIAAAKAAYEQTSV